A genomic stretch from Puntigrus tetrazona isolate hp1 chromosome 6, ASM1883169v1, whole genome shotgun sequence includes:
- the dzip1l gene encoding zinc finger protein DZIP1L isoform X1: MLGQFSPGEAYSAPQLLQPFRFRSRTEPVDWRRLSALDVERVERDIDVDVLQDFITTVTFCAVEGERCPNCRGPADPSLIKLLRMSQLSTEYLLRCQDLLSSQVSGLEERLQAALDLVQRGEEQRAELQKHLQEAKQENRRRKKLIATQQLLLQASANNYHKCQFCEKSFVNYSYLQAHVQRRHPEVTDAERQKKRKVDEMEDGIEELKEKLRLTQMQLQAEKETESLKRLQEQEEQRRREQSEKEALERWKEEERRKSQQEIGELRQLLLQESKDMASKSSSIEAKLQVLQNKEVGAVNNVILQEESDPEKELRENRERELKEKMARKKSEWKNKFQEAQKRHRQEKEELKSENTRLVKALSVEKNSSSSLQKLQQQVVSLSSQLSQKDRLIKSQKEKIKKLSVSAPVVLQEAQDFQEEPEEEDEESMEDSDEPQWKVLKLHKGKSELMKASRPILEESLEEKLENMGLRKGTKGISKQTFKSLSALLTGQQLQRYRQQPDLQNQRDNLAHEVIRRVKSLQNSQGKLPPSTLKQGGKKKSTLVKEKSLRSREDSKSSIQRAKSQQPQALIPTPNPRSSVPHTPKTQQKKNSTPPFSSDEDESVEDSAYITSSRGKPSPSLRLVQSGSLLNPTAEPDWTDSELSEAPDARNLGSVVQTLTRSLERQLSTPIKKPVGGTRVLPPSSPSPRPAIVKQRALSDEESDLELSSIEELTANRARAHKGSEVAGTSGTSAWSSVASRPGAW; this comes from the exons ATGCTGGGCCAGTTCTCGCCCGGCGAGGCCTACAGCGCCCCACAGCTGCTCCAGCCCTTCCGCTTCCGCTCACGAACCGAGCCCGTAGACTGGaggcgtctctctgccctcgACGTGGAACGCGTCGAAAGAGATATAGATGTTGATGTGCTTCAGGATTTCATCACGACCGTTACATTCTGCGCCGTGGAGGGCGAGAGATGCCCAAACTGCAGAGGACCTGCTGACCCTTCTTTGATCAAGCTGCTTCGCATGTCTCAGCTGAGCACCGAGTACCTGCTGCGCTGCCAGGACTTGCTGAGCTCTCAGGTGTCGGGGCTGGAGGAGCGTCTGCAGGCAGCACTCGATCTGGTTCAGAGAGGAGAAGAACAACGAGCAGAACTCCAAAAACATCTGCAAGAAGCCAAACAGGAGAACCGGCGGAGAAAAAAACTGATCGCCACTCAACAGCTCCTCCTGCAGGCCAGTGCTAATAATTATCACAAG TGCCAGTTCTGTGAAAAATCCTTTGTCAACTACTCTTACTTACAAGCACACGTTCAGCGGCGACATCCTGAAGTTACAGATGCAG AGAGACAAAAGAAGCGGAAAGTAGACGAGATGGAAGACGGCATAGAAGAGCTGAAGGAGAAACTGAGACTGACGCAGATGCAGCTACAggcagagaaagaaacagaaagtttGAAGCGTCTGCAG GAACAAGAGGAGCAGCGAAGGAGAGAACAATCGGAGAAGGAAGCACTGGAGAGATggaaagaagaggagagaagaaaGTCTCAGCAGGAAATTGGAGAGCTAAGACAGTTACTTCTCCAAGAGTCTAAAGACATGGCAAGCAAGAGCTCATCCATAGAGGCT AAACTGCAAGTGTTGCAGAACAAGGAGGTGGGTGCAgttaataatgtcattttacaAGAAGAAAGTGACCCTGAGAAAGAACtgagagaaaacagagagagagagctgaaagagaaaatggcCAGGAAG aaAAGTGAATGGAAGAACAAATTTCAGGAAGCACAGAAAAGACACCGACAGGAGAAAGAAGAG ttgAAGAGTGAGAACACCAGGCTTGTGAAGGCCTTGTCTGTGGAGAAGAACTCTAGCTCCAGTCTGCAGAAACTTCAGCAGCAGgttgtctctctttcttctcagcTGAGCCAGAAGGACAGACTCATCAAATCTCAAAAGGAGAAG ATTAAAAAGCTGTCAGTCTCAG CTCCAGTGGTTTTACAAGAAGCCCAAGATTTTCAAGAGGAACCagaagaggaagatgaagaga GCATGGAGGATTCAGATGAACCTCAGTGGAAGGTTCTAAAGTTACATAAAGGAAAGTCAGAGCTGATGAAAGCATCTAGACCCATTCTAGAAGAATCTCTGGAGGAAAAACTAGAGAATATGGGACTGCGGAAG GGTACCAAGGGTATCtctaaacaaacttttaagAGTCTGAGTGCTCTGTTGACTGGTCAGCAGCTGCAGAGATACAGACAGCAGCCAGACCTTCAGAACCAAAGAGACAACCTCGCACATGAGGTCATCAGGCGAGTTAAAAGCCTACAGAACAGCCAGGGGAAATTACCACCCAGCACTTTAAAACAGG GGGGAAAGAAAAAATCAACCCTAGTGAAGGAAAAAAGCCTTCGATCCAGGGAGGACTCAAAGTCATCCATTCAGAGGGCCAAGAGCCAGCAGCCACAAGCACTTATTCCAACACCTAACCCACGCTCCAGTGTACCTCATACtccaaaaacacagcaaaaaaagaatAG CACACCGCCTTTCAGTTCAGATGAGGATGAGTCAGTTGAGGACAGTGCCTATATCACCAGCTCAAGGGGCAAGCCTTCCCCCTCCTTGCGCCTCGTCCAATCAGGATCTCTGCTGAATCCAACAGCTGAGCCTGATTGGACAGACAGTGAATTGTCAGAGGCTCCTGACGCACGCAACCTTG GTTCTGTTGTCCAAACATTGACAAGAAGTTTGGAAAGACAGCTAAGCACACCAATCAAAAAGCCAGTAGGAGGGACTAGAGTTCTGCCCCCGTCCAGCCCCTCCCCTCGCCCTGCCATTGTAAAACAGAGagcg CTGTCTGATGAGGAGAGTGACTTGGAGCTGTCCTCCATAGAAGAGCTCACGGCCAACCGTGCAAGAGCACACAAAGGTTCAGAGGTTGCCGGGACCTCAGGGACCAGCGCATGGAGTTCTGTGGCCAGCAGACCAGGAGCGTGGTGA
- the dzip1l gene encoding zinc finger protein DZIP1L isoform X2, with amino-acid sequence MLGQFSPGEAYSAPQLLQPFRFRSRTEPVDWRRLSALDVERVERDIDVDVLQDFITTVTFCAVEGERCPNCRGPADPSLIKLLRMSQLSTEYLLRCQDLLSSQVSGLEERLQAALDLVQRGEEQRAELQKHLQEAKQENRRRKKLIATQQLLLQASANNYHKCQFCEKSFVNYSYLQAHVQRRHPEVTDAERQKKRKVDEMEDGIEELKEKLRLTQMQLQAEKETESLKRLQEQEEQRRREQSEKEALERWKEEERRKSQQEIGELRQLLLQESKDMASKSSSIEAKLQVLQNKEVGAVNNVILQEESDPEKELRENRERELKEKMARKKSEWKNKFQEAQKRHRQEKEELKSENTRLVKALSVEKNSSSSLQKLQQQVVSLSSQLSQKDRLIKSQKEKIKKLSVSAPVVLQEAQDFQEEPEEEDEESMEDSDEPQWKVLKLHKGKSELMKASRPILEESLEEKLENMGLRKGTKGISKQTFKSLSALLTGQQLQRYRQQPDLQNQRDNLAHEVIRRVKSLQNSQGKLPPSTLKQGGKKKSTLVKEKSLRSREDSKSSIQRAKSQQPQALIPTPNPRSSVPHTPKTQQKKNSTPPFSSDEDESVEDSAYITSSRGKPSPSLRLVQSGSLLNPTAEPDWTDSELSEAPDARNLAV; translated from the exons ATGCTGGGCCAGTTCTCGCCCGGCGAGGCCTACAGCGCCCCACAGCTGCTCCAGCCCTTCCGCTTCCGCTCACGAACCGAGCCCGTAGACTGGaggcgtctctctgccctcgACGTGGAACGCGTCGAAAGAGATATAGATGTTGATGTGCTTCAGGATTTCATCACGACCGTTACATTCTGCGCCGTGGAGGGCGAGAGATGCCCAAACTGCAGAGGACCTGCTGACCCTTCTTTGATCAAGCTGCTTCGCATGTCTCAGCTGAGCACCGAGTACCTGCTGCGCTGCCAGGACTTGCTGAGCTCTCAGGTGTCGGGGCTGGAGGAGCGTCTGCAGGCAGCACTCGATCTGGTTCAGAGAGGAGAAGAACAACGAGCAGAACTCCAAAAACATCTGCAAGAAGCCAAACAGGAGAACCGGCGGAGAAAAAAACTGATCGCCACTCAACAGCTCCTCCTGCAGGCCAGTGCTAATAATTATCACAAG TGCCAGTTCTGTGAAAAATCCTTTGTCAACTACTCTTACTTACAAGCACACGTTCAGCGGCGACATCCTGAAGTTACAGATGCAG AGAGACAAAAGAAGCGGAAAGTAGACGAGATGGAAGACGGCATAGAAGAGCTGAAGGAGAAACTGAGACTGACGCAGATGCAGCTACAggcagagaaagaaacagaaagtttGAAGCGTCTGCAG GAACAAGAGGAGCAGCGAAGGAGAGAACAATCGGAGAAGGAAGCACTGGAGAGATggaaagaagaggagagaagaaaGTCTCAGCAGGAAATTGGAGAGCTAAGACAGTTACTTCTCCAAGAGTCTAAAGACATGGCAAGCAAGAGCTCATCCATAGAGGCT AAACTGCAAGTGTTGCAGAACAAGGAGGTGGGTGCAgttaataatgtcattttacaAGAAGAAAGTGACCCTGAGAAAGAACtgagagaaaacagagagagagagctgaaagagaaaatggcCAGGAAG aaAAGTGAATGGAAGAACAAATTTCAGGAAGCACAGAAAAGACACCGACAGGAGAAAGAAGAG ttgAAGAGTGAGAACACCAGGCTTGTGAAGGCCTTGTCTGTGGAGAAGAACTCTAGCTCCAGTCTGCAGAAACTTCAGCAGCAGgttgtctctctttcttctcagcTGAGCCAGAAGGACAGACTCATCAAATCTCAAAAGGAGAAG ATTAAAAAGCTGTCAGTCTCAG CTCCAGTGGTTTTACAAGAAGCCCAAGATTTTCAAGAGGAACCagaagaggaagatgaagaga GCATGGAGGATTCAGATGAACCTCAGTGGAAGGTTCTAAAGTTACATAAAGGAAAGTCAGAGCTGATGAAAGCATCTAGACCCATTCTAGAAGAATCTCTGGAGGAAAAACTAGAGAATATGGGACTGCGGAAG GGTACCAAGGGTATCtctaaacaaacttttaagAGTCTGAGTGCTCTGTTGACTGGTCAGCAGCTGCAGAGATACAGACAGCAGCCAGACCTTCAGAACCAAAGAGACAACCTCGCACATGAGGTCATCAGGCGAGTTAAAAGCCTACAGAACAGCCAGGGGAAATTACCACCCAGCACTTTAAAACAGG GGGGAAAGAAAAAATCAACCCTAGTGAAGGAAAAAAGCCTTCGATCCAGGGAGGACTCAAAGTCATCCATTCAGAGGGCCAAGAGCCAGCAGCCACAAGCACTTATTCCAACACCTAACCCACGCTCCAGTGTACCTCATACtccaaaaacacagcaaaaaaagaatAG CACACCGCCTTTCAGTTCAGATGAGGATGAGTCAGTTGAGGACAGTGCCTATATCACCAGCTCAAGGGGCAAGCCTTCCCCCTCCTTGCGCCTCGTCCAATCAGGATCTCTGCTGAATCCAACAGCTGAGCCTGATTGGACAGACAGTGAATTGTCAGAGGCTCCTGACGCACGCAACCTTG CTGTCTGA